The DNA segment GTTAGCAGACCACACAGAGAAAACTAGATCAGGAAGATGGATGTGCTGTCTGAAACATACAAAGTGTTGTACAAAATCTTAGATGGTAAACTTTGGAGATATCAAAACAATGAAAGGGAGAGGAGGGGGATTAAGGGACACAGTTCCTGATTAGAATGTTTTTGAGCATTAAAAGTTTAGAGTTTCTACAAGCTTTTGATTGTAAGATAATTCAAATTCAGTTGATGAACTTACAAGAAATTCAATTGCAGTCTATATATACAATTTTTGGTAGAGGGTGTAAAGCATAATGGCATGATCTACATAGGAGAGTTAGCATGATTTTGAAGAATTAGAGGATGTAGGCAGCAAGTTTCCATCATGCCACTTGTACATGAAATATCAACATGGCAGAACTAACTATTGCTAGTCTAGACAAAACAATAATGCAATGATTAGCTGGATGCCTCATGTGTTGAACAAAATGAAGAGAATCATCATCAAATTTAATTGGTCATATCAGGGTGTTCTTCAAAATTCTCTTAATGATTGCATAGCCATATATATCATGACCCTCGAGACCATAGGATACCAATCAGAACACCAAAACTGACTCTATTAGACTGGATGCACAATGTCTATGCCAATTTTGAGCCCACTAAATCATGGTATGGGCACTTGATAAAACAAAAAGGGTGaaagaaaactattttcaaaTAATTGCTGATTAAAGTAGGCAGATGAACAGTCAGATTTCTACAGCTGCTGAGAACATAGATAATACATATATAATTGTAAGCTCTTGCAGCATGACTTGAGATTGTTATCTTCTTTTATGCAATAGAATTAACTTGTCTTGAATTAGCTCCTCATATCTTGGAGGTTCTTCTCTCTCTTAAAGTAGAGAAGCCTCTCTTCTTTGGAGAGGCCATATCCTAACAGTTACAGTTATAGAACAAAATAACAATACTATCTACCTTAGGAAAAAGAAAAGCACCAGAGGAGATAGACAGCTTAATAGCTCCCAAATCCCAGCACGCTATCACACAACAAAATCCAATACTTAGAAGTAAGTTTAGATTTCCACCTTAGAACAAAACTAACTCATGCAATGTTTACTCCCAACAAGTAGTCACACAAGAAACCATTAGAGATTGAGGTTTCAAATCCTGGAACAAAACAACAACCCTCTATTCCGGAAGCACAAGTATAACACAATGCATACaagaacaaagaagaagaggggaagctCACACCAACCTGAAGAGAGCGGTGTCATGTCACCCATGAGAAGCAGCGCAAGAAGAGTCGCAGGATGGCAGCGGAGTCGCGAATTCCAACAGCACCAAGAAGCCGCCTTTATTCTCTCTGGGCAACGAAATGGGCCGTCGAAACCTGGAACAgagccacagagagagagagagagagagagagagagagaggggacgaGGTGGCGGACGCGTGGCTGCATTAAGGTTAGTGTCTTGGCGCGCTTGGTGGCACGCTTGGCGTCTTCCGGTGATCATGACCGTCCGCGTGGAACGTTGCGGTTCCACCTTCGCCAGATGCCCCCGAGCCCGCGCAACAGGGTGCATTCAGATTCGTGCACCTTTCGGGTGTCGACGTCGTCTGGTTCGTCGAGAACCTCGTGATTCGTGCCCATCCGTTGTCGTGTTGAACTCGTTGTATGATTAGAGAGTAAGATTACTCGTGTAATGCAAAAGCAAGAGAGACAAAGTCGAACCTTTTGTCACACACAGCGAAAGAAGAAGGAAGACGATGTCATGTGGTGCTCTGCGTTCCCTTTAGATACTGAGACCTGCCTGTAATGCTAATTTGTACCAGCAATATGCTAATCTTCGGTTTGTTCTTGATGTTGCATTCAGAGGCAGTGTCCTCAGTCTGGATGGTCCTTGTTGCAGCAGTGAGGTGCTTTCGGATTGGTGTTTGCGGAAAGAGAGTCTCTTTTCTACTCTCCACTGCCTTGTCCCATTGAGCTCCTCCATGGCTCCATCCCATCTCTGTTCCTTCTTCCTGTTCTGGAATGGATCTTTAGCACCATCATCAGTTGGGCTTTgagttccctctctctctctctctctctctctgaaatgaTACCTAACTTTTTGCTTCGTATGGATATTGCAAGATTTTCCAGTCTATGAGGCTGATTTGATCTGTGGCATGATGGTTGTGGAATCATAAGTGTTACAGAGATCTGGTAGCCAAATTTCTGGTGAACATGGGTTGGTTCAGAGTGGGGTTTAGGGTGATTTCTGCGCTTTGCTTGGTGGTCTGTGTGGGTGGGATTGGTGCTAACTGGGGGACGCAGGCGAGCCACCCTCTACCACCACAGACAGTGGTTCAAATGCTCAAGAACAATGGGTTTCAGAAGGTGAAGCTGTTTGATGCTGGTGAGGGGACAATGAGTGCACTGAGAAAGAGTGGGTTGGAGGTGATGGTTGGCATCCCTAATGACATGCTTGCAATGCTGGCCACCAGCATGAAAGCAGCACAGAACTGGGTATCCAGGAATGTCTCTGAACACATCTATGGTAGAGTGCACATCAGGTACTTCTCCAGTTCTTGTTCTATCATGCTCTATCTCTGTGGTTTATCTAGTTCTTGAACACATTTGTGGAGGTGAAAAGGACAAAAGAATAAAAATTCCAATTTCCCTTGAGTTCTTTATAGAAGGATGGGCATTGAGATTATAACTTTGGTGGGTTAAACAAAACACACCTAATTGATGGTTGATCTTCTGTTTGAAAGGCAAATTACCTTGAAATCAATCTCCCTTCCAAGTGAAAATGTGCTTGTTCTTAGAGCTTACTCAGTGTTGTATTTCCTCTAATCTGAGAGTGTTTCCTGCAGCTAGGAAAAATGAATATTAACAGAAAAGACAGTACTTATTATAGACCGCTAAAATATAATCTATGAACAAGTAACTCCTTTTCTTTTTTGGAGCATTCATGCATTACTTGCCATTAACCTATCTTGGTTGGAACAAacatattctctttttttttatccctCTTCATTATCAGGTAATGTATCCCGGTGTTCATTTGACTTGGTGTGCTTCATTCAGATGAAGATATTCCTTCTAAATGTTAACATGTATCACAACATATTACATGTATCATCAAATTTTATATTTGTCCAAAGAGCAATAGTCAGAAAATACATATCTATGGTTCTATCTTTAACTCCTAATCCAAGTCCCTAGTTGGAAAATGCACAAAAAAGTCTCCACGGCTAGTttattattttccttttcttttggtcTGTGATTGATGTAATCTTTGTCCAACAATATTTTTTTGTATAATTGAATATAATTGCTTCTGCCATGCTAGGTTTCTTtactgtttgttcattatttatcttttataaataatatatttcttcAGAAGTAGTTTAACATTGCGATAATCAGATCTAGCAATTACTGATAGTGATCACAGATTCATGGTTCTGACTGTTTTTGCATCTTCAAAATCCTTTGTTTCATAGTTCCCCTGTGGCCTGTAAAGCCTCACCGAATGTCCACCAGAAGTATGTTCTTGATCCAGTTGAAATTTCATGTACTTCCATGTCCAGAAATGTGTTCTGAATCAGATCTAGAGTCCTGCTTTTTGGACTGACATTTCTTAAATTTCAATTCTATTTGAATGCTTAAAGCTTTGAACCCAGTATGTTTTAGCATGTAATTTTGGCCTACAACTTGACCTATTCTACTCTCACTGACTAGTAAAACTTCATAAGAAAATCTTATTCTGAATATTGGTAACTATGTTGATGCTTGTTGATTCTTATCTTACCTGAAGAATTGCTCTGTCAAAAGGTATGTCGCAGTTGGAAATGAACCTTTCTCGGAAACAGACAATGGGAGCTTTCTGCAAACTACATTCccagccctccaaaacattcaagGAGCTCTCATCAAGGCTGGTCTGAGTAGCCAGGTCAAAGTCACTATCCCTCTCAATGCTGATGTTTACCGATCATCAAGTGGCAGACCATCCGATGGGGATTTCCGAGCTGACATCCATGATCTCGTGCTTTCTATCGTGAAGTTCCTTAGCGACAATGCAGCTCCCTTCACTGTCAACATTTACCTGTTCATCAGCCTCTACGGTGATCCAAACTTTCCAGTGGATTATGCTTTCTTTGAGGGAAAGTCTGTGCCTGTTATTGACGGTACAACTAACTACACCAACATGTTCGACGCAAACCATGATACTCTCATTTGGGCCCTGAAGAAGAATGGATACCGAGATCTCCCTATAATTGTTGGTGAGATTGGCTGGCCAACTGATGGTGATATGAATGCAAACACTCAGTATGCTCAACGATTTAATCAGGGATTCATGAACCACATCTTGATCAATGAGGATGAAAAGAGCATCCTTTTCAGCTTGATCAATGAGGATGAAATTTCAAGCGGCACAGAATGTTCAGTAATCTCGACAAGAAATGGTGCGTCCTCAAGCCTTCAGTCAGCCAGCCTCGACGATTCAAGGATCGCTCCAAGTGCAAGCTATGCTTGTGCCAATGCTGACTGCACGAGCCTTGGTGATCTGGATGTACGAGGCAACGTTAAATATGCATTCAATAGCTACTACCAGAAGAATGACCAAGACAGAAAGAAACAAATATCAGCAATACCAAATTACCAAACAAGACGGTGACAATGAGAATTAAGTTTCCAGAGACAGAAACAACTGTGTTCATTATGCTACTTTTAATATCAGCAATAATGTTGTGCAGATGTTTTGCGAGTGATGATTAGTTCACAAGTACATGACAGAGGCTTGAGATAACCTCACAGCTAATATATGTTCATGCGCTAAGATAGGTAGATTCTTCTGTACGTTGTAATACAGACATTAGGATACTAACAACGTACAAGGATTTAACTGCAGCAAGAAAAGAGATCAACATCGGCAAGATACCGTTAACAAGGGACGCACCATCTACTGCCAAGGCTGCAGTAGAAATTTATCAAGCGGGCAAAAAAGCTTCCGTTGCCGGGACTCGAACCCGGGTCTCTCGGGTGAGAGCCGAGTATCCTAACCAACTAGACTACAACGGATCTTGTTTTGTATTTCagcagtaatatatatatatatatatatatatatacacacacagaaATAATAATCCAATAGCCAGTCGATTATTAATTCCTGACTCCAAATCCAACAAAATCTCCAATTATATCGTGACCTGGTAACAGTGGCACCGACGTATAGATTTGTAGATGGAGAGTCCTGCACCGATATCCAACTGTGAAATAAGCATATGATAATTCGGGGATAAGCTTCGATTTGGTGGTAAGAGTAGTTGGTCTCGGGACGTCTATCAAATCAAAGTTATCTGATATGATTCTTCCGGATGGCTACGGGATTAGCTTTGATCTTTTGCCCACATCCGTTCTCTGTGGATATAATATGCATAACAAATAGTACAGGAATTGCAGCAAGATGTACATCTTTTATTCCtctcaaacaaaaaaaaggaggaaaataaCAACATATGAATTTTTGTATATACCTTTACTGTTTAAGCTGACCAAGGTTTGCGATGAAAATAAAAAGGGGGGGGATTAATGGGTTATAAACTAAACCTGCAATTTATCTTCAGAACAAGGTTTGGAATAATGCGTGATAGAAACAATGGACAGTACTTAATCCACAATTAACAAATGCTTACGAACAGTTTACAATTATTCCAACATATATTGctgaaaaaataaacgcaaattcAATTGATCGCCAGGTGTTCTTGGGCCAAATGGTAGAGGTGAAAGCACCAGCTAACACAATATATTCTTGGCAAGACATCTAACAGTGTCCCAAGTTCTTTGTTGTTTCTAAAAACGGCTGTAATGgctaatgaatgaatgaatgaatagtACAGTGAATAAATAGGCCAAAAACAACAAAACTTAGCTCATTGCATGGGTGCgaagattaaagaaagaaaagttTGAAGGAAAATGCAATTCATACAATGATTAGGAAATGAGATGGTTTACATGGCATGATTACATACTGAAGGGCCAGCGTTCTTTAGAGAAGAAGCAGTGTAGACAAGACGATTCAAAAAGTTCGACATCCGACAGACGACTGAATGCCACCACCCTCTATCACCGGAACTGAACTCTCCAGATACACCAAGATGGAAGAGAatgagaaataaataaataagcaaaACTAACTTGATCTTAGATTCTGGAAGGTAGAAGCCCTCAGAAGGATCATCTTTCAAGGTACATACACATCACAAATCTAATTAAGACCAAGACCATGACTCCAAATAAGATAGTGAAACCAAGGAGACCATCCACATAGTGTATAACAGTTGCTTGATGATCTAAGAAACAAATAAACACAACTGAACTACTACATAAAAGTCTTCATGACGAAACAGCAACCAACAGAACCAACCTGCAAGTACCATCACAACTGGACCTGGCCAAACATTTGAACATTTCCGTGAAAGAGATGCATAGAGAACCAGTATAAGCCAAGATACCAGATGCATATAACTTAACCTTGCGACACTGACTCAACTTAGATCACATGAAGATGGAGAAACTCATTGATGGCTGCAACTATAGGACACATGACTGACCACAAACAACCAACCGTGCGACGCTGACGACGACTTTGAACCTTCTTGACCCTCACAACAGTCCTAGGACTCACTGTAACATAACCACATATTGTATCAATGCATGATAGAAAATATGGCAAGAGAAGCTAAAGTGGAATTTTTAGGAATACTGATATCTTGTAAAAGAATACAAGGAACTTTTTTCTGTACTTTATATTCACAATAATTACTACTCAAACCCAACATAAGAAACAAGCATAAGTACATGTGTTTACAATAACGAACCTGATCATCCTCACTGGATGTCAACCCATGAGATATTGAGTGAGATGGTTTTTCTGCACCACAGTTCTGCCGGTTACACTTGGTACGGAACGGATAATTTATGTTGTTACACTTTTCACACTTCCAGCTGCCCTCTGGCATTTTTGGTTCTGCAGTATAGGCAAAAACACAATTAAACCAAAGTGCTGCTGATGGAAAGCTCAAACCAAGATGTCAGGACAAAGAGGATTAGCCAGTGAAGGGCATGAACCAAAGAAGCCCAGAAGTTATTCTCCTCATCATGCATCAACATTAAGAATAAGGTGATAATAAAGACAATCCAATACCAcagataattttttaaaagcatTTTTTTGGTTTACGATATGTTAAAAAAGACCCGTGATGTATGCTCAAAAGGCACAAAGAGAATTGGACTTACTGGAACTTTTTGAATTCTCCGATTTTGAGCCCTGCACAACAGTTGAGAAAAATAAAGGTCAGTAAAGGTTAGCATTTATTATAGATCTGAGCATAAAGCAAGAAGTACAAGCATTCACAAGGAGAAAGGGGAAAAACAGGAAGCATGGAGCTTGAAATTGGCACGAGTGAAAAAATTTCAAGTGTTTCCTGATAGTATATTGGTATTCCATCACAATCCAGATACAAAAAAATTGCTTcagtatattatattatattataaaaaaaactgcacatgtgtgtgtatgtgagagagagagagagagagagagagagagagagagagaacagttaTATGATGACAAATGATGAGATAGGGAAATTACAAAAAAGCAAATACACGTAACAGCATTCAAACATGCGCAGCAGTGATGATTGTTGATAAAAGCTAGCACATTCAAGTACAAAAAGCACATCATATGGCTAAAACACACAACAACAAGTATTTCATCCAGAGAAAAGGGACTGAAATCCAATGTACTCAAACCTGGCTTCCAGGTCTTGGAGTGTTGCACTTCCTCATGTTACAAACAGTTCGAAAAGAGAAATTATTGTTGCCACAATTAGGGCATGTCCAATCATTCTCACGTCCTTCACCTGTAGCATAtgaaaaataaagagataaaaccTTGGTAATTATCTCAATAATTCACTTGAAAATCAAAATATCAGAACAAGAACCTGTGTTCTTGTTTTGAGAACTTTCATCAGAATATGCTCCAGACCTGGCTCCCTGCAGAATTTTCAGCGGACATTATAGAGTTGTGAATTTACAGGAAATATAAACAAATTTGCAACTCTTAAGAAGGTGATGGGTCGAAAATATCAATTAAGGCATTCTTAGgataacacacacacatatacacatatatatatacatacatatatatattcatatacatacatacatatatacatacatacatacatacatacatacatacatacatacatacatacatatatatatatatatatatatatatatatatatatatatatatatactggacACAGTGTTCCTAAATACAACTAGTGAAATTCAAGTATAGG comes from the Musa acuminata AAA Group cultivar baxijiao chromosome BXJ2-8, Cavendish_Baxijiao_AAA, whole genome shotgun sequence genome and includes:
- the LOC135620422 gene encoding glucan endo-1,3-beta-glucosidase 6-like, translated to MGWFRVGFRVISALCLVVCVGGIGANWGTQASHPLPPQTVVQMLKNNGFQKVKLFDAGEGTMSALRKSGLEVMVGIPNDMLAMLATSMKAAQNWVSRNVSEHIYGRVHISYLKNCSVKRYVAVGNEPFSETDNGSFLQTTFPALQNIQGALIKAGLSSQVKVTIPLNADVYRSSSGRPSDGDFRADIHDLVLSIVKFLSDNAAPFTVNIYLFISLYGDPNFPVDYAFFEGKSVPVIDGTTNYTNMFDANHDTLIWALKKNGYRDLPIIVGEIGWPTDGDMNANTQYAQRFNQGFMNHILINEDEKSILFSLINEDEISSGTECSVISTRNGASSSLQSASLDDSRIAPSASYACANADCTSLGDLDVRGNVKYAFNSYYQKNDQDRKKQISAIPNYQTRR